The following are from one region of the Mauremys reevesii isolate NIE-2019 linkage group 2, ASM1616193v1, whole genome shotgun sequence genome:
- the FIGNL1 gene encoding fidgetin-like protein 1 produces the protein MQTPVSSAVHLNEWQKNYFAITSDTCTPGQKADGYRAQILHIQYAWANSEISQVCATNLFKKYAEKYSAIIDSDNAETGLNNYAENILTLARCQQNDSDKWQSSLTTSNVFELKSVQELMHAGKKFQSSLMAPADAFVVVDKEVSASVTPGLPKLNVCSSAVDTDLWANSSKCISQGPDILESLSSLKCLQSSVPSVTKNTDILPASSASLNELPNTGFYASPLFGNNKAASSSSVKPASHFEIGQNLSFSNHSSLLAGSGNPGKRKTFYSSSDESNSTTSSLASSKPSISTEAKNFVGSGNGSEESNDFKTAKEQLWVDQQKKYHNQPQRTPVSSYGGIKKSLGAGRSRGPFGKFVPPVPRQDGNENGGPQYKPYGAGPTESSFPVDERLKNIEPKMIELIMHEIMDHGPPVNWDDIAGVEFAKATIKEIVVWPMLRPDIFTGLRGPPKGILLFGPPGTGKTLIGKCIACQSGATFFSISASSLTSKWVGEGEKMVRALFTVARCQQPAVIFIDEIDSLLSQRGDGEHESSRRIKTEFLVQLDGATTSSEDRILVVGATNRPQEIDEAARRRLVKRLYIPLPEASARKQIVTRLMSKEHCCLREEEVELIVKKSDGFSGADMTQLCREASLGPIRSLQSMDIATITPEQVRPISFLDFDSAFKTVRPSVSSKDLELYENWNQTFGCGR, from the coding sequence ATGCAGACACCTGTCTCTAGTGCTGTACACCTGAATGAATGGCAGAAGAATTACTTTGCAATTACCTCTGACACCTGTACACCAGGACAGAAGGCAGATGGATACCGTGCACAGATTCTGCACATTCAGTATGCATGGGCAAACTCTGAGATCTCCCAGGTCTGTGCTACCAACCTGTTCAAAAAATATGCAGAGAAATACTCTGCCATTATTGACTCTGACAACGCAGAGACTGGCTTGAATAACTACGctgaaaacattttgactttgGCAAGATGTCAGCAAAATGACAGTGACAAGTGGCAGTCCTCCTTGACAACAAGTAATGTCTTTGAATTAAAGAGTGTTCAGGAGTTGATGCATGCTGGCAAAaagttccaaagctctctgatgGCACCAGCAGATGCCTTTGTGGTAGTTGATAAGGAGGTCAGTGCCTCTGTTACTCCAGGTCTGCCTAAACTCAATGTGTGCAGCAGTGCTGTAGATACTGATCTCTGGGCTAACTCATCAAAATGTATAAGTCAGGGACCAGATATTCTTGAGAGTCTCTCATCTTTGAAATGTCTTCAAAGTAGTGTGCCTTCTGTGACCAAAAATACAGATATACTTCCTGCCTCCTCTGCCTCTTTAAATGAACTGCCTAATACAGGTTTCTATGCAAGTCCATTATTTggaaacaacaaagcagcaagtaGCAGTTCTGTGAAACCCGCAAGTCATTTTGAGATTGGACAGAATTTGTCTTTTTCTAATCACTCCTCTCTTCTGGCAGGGTCTGGAAATCcaggaaaaaggaaaacattttataGCTCCAGTGATGAAAGCAACAGTACAACTTCCAGCCTTGCTTCTTCCAAGCCCTCCATTAGTACAGAAGCCAAGAACTTTGTAGGGAGTGGAAATGGGAGTGAAGAGAGCAATGATTTTAAAACGGCAAAAGAACAGCTCTGGGTAGACCAGCAAAAGAAATATCACAATCAGCCTCAACGCACACCAGTCTCATCCTATGGTGGTATTAAAAAATCTTTGGGAGCTGGAAGGTCTCGGGGTCCATTTGGAAAATTTGTCCCTCCGGTGCCAAGACAAGATGGGAATGAAAATGGAGGGCCGCAGTATAAACCTTATGGCGCTGGACCAACAGAGTCTTCATTTCCAGTGGATGAACGTTTGAAGAACATAGAACCAAAAATGATTGAACTTATTATGCATGAGATCATGGACCATGGACCTCCAGTGAACTGGGATGACATTGCTGGAGTAGAGTTTGCTAAAGCAACTATAAAGGAGATAGTAGTCTGGCCTATGCTGAGACCAGACATCTTTACAGGGTTACGTGGTCCTCCCAAAGGAATTCTTCTCTTTGGCCCTCCTGGGACAGGTAAGACTCTTATAGGCAAGTGCATTGCGTGTCAATCAGGAGCTACTTTTTTTAGCATCAGTGCCTCTTCGCTGACCTCCAAGTGGGTAGGTGAGGGGGAAAAGATGGTTCGTGCACTGTTCACTGTGGCACGATGTCAGCAGCCAGCTGTGATTTTCATTGATGAAATCGATTCTCTCTTGTCTCAGCGTGGAGATGGGGAACATGAATCTTCTAGAAGAATAAAAACTGAATTTTTAGTCCAGTTGGATGGAGCAACAACCTCGTCTGAAGACCGTATTCTAGTGGTGGGAGCAACAAATCGGCCACAAGAAATTGATGAGGCTGCCCGAAGAAGACTGGTAAAAAGGCTGTACATCCCTCTTCCTGAAGCTTCAGCTAGGAAGCAGATTGTAACTCGTCTGATGTCAAAGGAGCACTGTTGTCTAAGAGAAGAGGAAGTTGAGCTCATAGTTAAAAAATCTGATGGATTTTCTGGGGCAGACATGACACAGCTCTGTCGAGAAGCTTCTTTAGGTCCTATCCGTAGCCTTCAGTCCATGGACATTGCAACCATCACACCCGAACAAGTTCGGCCTATTTCTTTTCTTGACTTTGACAGTGCTTTCAAAACTGTGCGACCCAGTGTGTCTTCAAAGGATCTGGAACTATATGAAAACTGGAACCAAACATTTGGCTGTGGAAGATAA